One stretch of Halalkalicoccus sp. NIPERK01 DNA includes these proteins:
- a CDS encoding ornithine cyclodeaminase family protein, translating into MQTLLLNSDDVAENARLSELIPAIEDAFAAYERGDAQMPPKSYIDLPQYNGDFRSMPAYLDAGEWDAAGIKWVNVHPDNPADHDLPTVLGTMIYSDPETAVPLAIMDGTELTMQRTGAAAAVATDHLAVAEASSMGIVGAGAQAYTQLAAIAEIRPIRKVIISDLDDERVERFVSHFSDRFDVSGGSIQEAASCDVLSTVTPVEDPIVPREAVGEHTHVNAMGADAEGKHEIADEVLLDAKLVIDDHAQTTHSGEINVPYNEGVLTDGDIHAAIGEIVVGNREGRTPEDGITVFDSTGLAIQDVAAAHVVYEHAAENDNGYPFDLLGLN; encoded by the coding sequence ATGCAGACGCTGCTTTTGAACAGCGACGACGTGGCCGAGAACGCGCGTCTCTCCGAGTTGATCCCCGCGATCGAGGACGCCTTCGCCGCCTACGAGCGCGGCGACGCTCAGATGCCGCCGAAATCCTACATCGACCTGCCCCAGTACAACGGCGACTTCCGCTCGATGCCCGCCTACCTCGATGCAGGGGAGTGGGACGCCGCCGGGATCAAGTGGGTGAACGTCCACCCCGACAACCCCGCCGACCACGACCTTCCCACGGTTCTGGGGACGATGATCTACTCGGACCCCGAGACCGCAGTACCATTAGCGATCATGGACGGAACCGAACTCACTATGCAGCGCACCGGCGCGGCCGCGGCGGTCGCCACCGACCACCTCGCCGTCGCCGAGGCGAGTTCGATGGGGATCGTCGGCGCGGGCGCACAGGCGTACACCCAACTGGCGGCGATCGCCGAGATCCGTCCCATCCGGAAGGTGATAATCAGCGACCTCGACGACGAGCGCGTCGAGCGCTTCGTCTCCCATTTCTCCGACCGCTTCGACGTCTCCGGGGGATCGATCCAGGAGGCCGCCTCGTGTGACGTCCTTTCTACTGTTACCCCCGTCGAGGATCCGATCGTCCCCCGCGAGGCCGTCGGCGAACACACCCACGTCAACGCGATGGGCGCGGACGCCGAAGGAAAACACGAGATCGCCGACGAGGTCCTGCTCGACGCCAAACTCGTCATCGACGACCACGCCCAGACCACCCACTCCGGCGAGATCAACGTGCCCTATAACGAGGGCGTGCTGACGGACGGGGACATCCACGCCGCGATCGGCGAGATCGTCGTCGGAAACCGGGAGGGTCGGACGCCCGAGGACGGGATCACCGTGTTCGACTCGACGGGGCTCGCCATTCAAGACGTGGCCGCCGCTCACGTGGTCTACGAACACGCCGCCGAGAACGACAACGGCTACCCGTTCGACCTGCTCGGACTCAACTAG